The following coding sequences lie in one Variovorax terrae genomic window:
- a CDS encoding type 1 glutamine amidotransferase domain-containing protein has translation MATILVPLPASDFDPTEAAVPWQVWRALGHTLVFATPDGRMGAADPRMVTGDGLGLLAPLLRADANGRQAYDALVQSPEFQNPLAYGQLAATACDALFLPGGHAVGMKPYLESVLVQAKVAAMFEAGRPVGAICHGVLVAARSRNASGRSVLYGRKTTALTRQMELTAWNLTRLWLGDYYRTYPQTVEEEVTQALAQPGDFIQGPPALKRDHPERLDLGFSVRDGNYLSARWPGDAHRLAHDFAELLPGP, from the coding sequence ATGGCCACCATCCTGGTTCCACTCCCGGCCAGCGACTTCGACCCCACCGAGGCCGCCGTGCCCTGGCAGGTCTGGCGCGCGCTCGGCCACACCCTCGTCTTCGCCACGCCCGACGGGCGCATGGGCGCGGCCGACCCGCGCATGGTCACGGGCGACGGGCTGGGCCTGCTCGCCCCGCTGCTGCGGGCCGATGCCAACGGCCGGCAGGCCTATGACGCGCTGGTGCAGAGCCCCGAATTCCAGAACCCGCTGGCCTACGGCCAGCTCGCGGCCACGGCCTGCGATGCGCTGTTCCTGCCCGGCGGCCACGCGGTGGGCATGAAGCCCTACCTCGAATCGGTGCTGGTGCAGGCCAAGGTGGCGGCGATGTTCGAGGCCGGCCGGCCGGTGGGCGCGATCTGCCACGGCGTGCTGGTGGCCGCCCGCTCGCGCAACGCCTCGGGGCGGTCGGTGCTGTACGGCCGCAAGACCACCGCGCTGACCCGGCAGATGGAGCTGACAGCGTGGAACCTGACGCGCCTGTGGCTCGGCGACTACTACCGCACCTACCCGCAGACCGTCGAAGAGGAAGTGACCCAGGCCCTGGCGCAGCCCGGGGACTTCATCCAGGGCCCGCCGGCCCTGAAGCGCGACCACCCCGAACGCCTGGACCTGGGCTTCAGCGTGCGGGACGGCAACTACCTCTCTGCCCGCTGGCCCGGCGATGCGCATCGCTTGGCCCATGATTTTGCGGAGCTGTTGCCCGGGCCGTAG